The Micromonospora violae DNA segment CCAGGGCGGCGACGAGCGCACCTGGCTCAACACCTTCCTCGACGAGCGGGTCATCGAGATGAAGAAGGAGGAAGCCCACTCGGACACCTCCCGCGTCGACACCGCCCAGCGGGTGTTCCTCAACAACGGCAACTTCAACCTCAACACCCCTCTGGTGTTCGCCGTCTACGGCGACCAGTTCCGGATCGGCTAGCTCGCTGGATGGTGGCGGGGTCGCCGGCACGGATTCTCCGATCGCCGACGACTCCGCCGCACTGCCCCTGCCCCGCCACTTGACGCCTGCCCGTGCCCGCCCGGCCGGTCTTGACGGGCGGGCCTTGGCCGCCGAGCTGCCTCGCAGTCACCACCGGCGGCTCGTTCACGGCAGAATCCTCCGGGTGAACCGGCCCCTGCTCCTGCTCGACATCGATGGCGTCCTCAGCCCCTACGGGACTCCTCAACCACCCGCCGGTTACACCGGGCAACGGCCTGCGGCATGGATCGACGACCTGCACACGCCACAAGCCCACCTCTGGGCCGCTGAACGCACCAGCCCCACCTTGTTGATCACCGCCGACCCGACGATCGGCCTCACCCGCAACTCCATCGATCACGTCATGGCTTGGGCCAAGGCTCTTCAACGTCCGTCGGCTAATCCTTAGCGACGCCGACGAGCCCTGCGTGATCTGCCGATCGAATCGATCATGGCGACTGAAGATGTCGTACACGTGTTCTAGTCTCGGGTCATGGTCGAGGAGTTGACGCAGGCAGACGACGCGATCGCTGCCTGCCTCGACGCCCCCGCCTGGGCCCTACGAGAGCACGAGCTGATCGCCGCGCTCGACGCCGCGCATCGCCTTCAGCAACGCCTCGCCGCCGTCACCCTCACCCTGATCCGCGAGGTCGACGGCCGCGGCACGCCCCGCGCGCAAGGCGCCTCCTGCACCGCGGTCTGGCTGCGCGAACGCCTGCGACTCACCATCCCCGCCGCCCGCCGCCTGATCGACCTCGCCAGCACCCTCGACACCGGCAACCCCGGCGTCCGACAAGCGCTTGCTGACGGCGCCATCAGCCTGGACCAGGCCCGGGTCATCGCCGACACCGTCGACACCGTGAACAGGTCGGCCGGTTCCGAGGCCGCCGACAAGGCCGTCAGTCTGCTCACCAATTGGGCCGGGCAGTTCGACCCCAACCACCTGCGCAAACTTGGCACCCGCATCCTCGACCACGTCGCCCCCGACCTCGCCGACGCCGCCGCCCGCGCCGCCCTCGAAGCCGAAGCACGACGCGCCACCCGCGACCGGCACCTCACCCTCTCCGAGCAGACCGACGGCCGCCTCCGACTCACCGGCACCCTCGACGCCGAAACCGCCGGCCTTCTCCGCGCCACCATCGACCCACTGACCGCCCCGTCCGGACCGGACGACTCCCGCTCCCCG contains these protein-coding regions:
- a CDS encoding HNH endonuclease signature motif containing protein, encoding MVEELTQADDAIAACLDAPAWALREHELIAALDAAHRLQQRLAAVTLTLIREVDGRGTPRAQGASCTAVWLRERLRLTIPAARRLIDLASTLDTGNPGVRQALADGAISLDQARVIADTVDTVNRSAGSEAADKAVSLLTNWAGQFDPNHLRKLGTRILDHVAPDLADAAARAALEAEARRATRDRHLTLSEQTDGRLRLTGTLDAETAGLLRATIDPLTAPSGPDDSRSPGQRRHDALAEVCRLTLRAGELPDSGGDPAQIIVTTNYDGLTRQLFTGTLDIGLQLTPDTVRRLACDATILPAVLGSTGQILDVGRQRRLITGPLRRALVLRDRGCAFPGCDRPPRWCDAHHIRHWADGGTTNLTNTVLLCGHHHRHLHHSDWSVQLGDDGPPEFTPPAWLDPEQIPRRNHYHRRT